A window of the Hordeum vulgare subsp. vulgare chromosome 5H, MorexV3_pseudomolecules_assembly, whole genome shotgun sequence genome harbors these coding sequences:
- the LOC123395074 gene encoding probable acyl-activating enzyme 16, chloroplastic isoform X1, which translates to MKNYSKYTVTQKESFISRINARFVVLLWGDKSSLNSKAVKDLPVYDYNDITELGRENRNALSDSCEQGQQGVFEAITPEDVATLIYTSGTSGMPKGVMLTHQNLLHQINNMWEIVPAVPGDRFISMLPPWHAYERSAEYFIFAHGTQQIYSSVKYLKADLQKYQPHYVFSVPLVYETLYSSIQRQISSSSPARKTLALALIKISLLYMEAKKIFEGTVLSNNPVKPSSISYMFNCLWARIVTVLLWPLHNLAKMLVYKKIHSTIGISKAAISGGGSLPMHVDKFFEAIGIKVQNGYGLTETSPGVAARRPFCNVLGTVGHPIKHTEIKIVDIESGEVLPDGSKGIVKIKGPPVMKGYYKNPSATNNVLDQEGWFNTGDIGWIAPCHATGPSRKCGGMLVLEGRAKDTIVLTTGENVEPAELEEVASRSSLIDQIMVIGQDQRRLGAIVVPNNNEALAAAKRKSGLDGDNGGAKDTVVNLLYDELRTWMAGCSFQIGPILVVEEPFTIDNGLMTPTMKIRRDRVAAKYQSEIEALYK; encoded by the exons ATGAAGAACTATTCCAAATATACAGTCACTCAGAAAG AATCTTTCATTTCAAGGATTAATGCAAGATTTGTTGTGCTACTTTGGGGTGATAAATCATCCCTAAATAGTAAAGCTGTGAAGGACTTGCCAGTTTATGACTACAATGATATCACTGAACTTGGACGAGAAAATCGTAATGCGTTGTCTGACTCATGCGAGCAAG GTCAGCAAGGTGTCTTCGAAGCCATTACTCCAGAAGATGTCGCGACTCTAATATATACCAGTGGAACAAGTGGCATGCCAAAAGGCGTGATGCTTACCCACCAAAATCTCTTGCATCAG ATAAATAACATGTGGGAGATTGTTCCAGCAGTACCTGGTGATAGGTTCATAAGCATGCTTCCACCCTGGCATGCGTATGAGCGTTCTGCCGAGTATTTCATCTTCGCTCATGGAACTCAACAAATTTACAGTAGTGTGAAATACCTAAAG gcAGATTTGCAGAAGTACCAACCTCATTATGTTTTCTCTGTACCACTGGTCTATGAAACTCTGTACAG TTCGATTCAGAGGCAGATATCTTCCAGTTCTCCTGCTCGAAAAACTCTTGCCCTTGCACTTATCAAGATAAGTTTGCTATATATGGAGGCAAAGAAGATATTCGAG GGAACAGTCTTATCAAACAATCCTGTCAAGCCATCGTCCATTTCCTACATGTTCAATTGTCTATGGGCAAGAATTGTCACTGTTCTTTTGTGGCCCTTGCATAATCTGGCAAAGATGTTAGTCTACAAGAAAATCCATTCTACAATCGGAATTTCAAAG GCTGCTATAAGTGGTGGTGGAAGTCTCCCGATGCATGTGGACAAGTTTTTTGAG GCCATTGGTATCAAAGTGCAAAATGGCTATGGTCTAACAGAGACTTCCCCTGGTGTAGCTGCTAGGCGTCCATTCTGTAAT GTTCTTGGCACAGTTGGCCACCCAATAAAGCATACAGAAATCAAGATCGTGGACATAGAGAGCGGTGAGGTGCTCCCAGATGGTTCGAAGGGGATTGTGAAGATTAAAGGACCACCAGTAATGAAGGGATATTATAAG AATCCATCTGCTACAAATAATGTTTTGGATCAAGAAGGTTGGTTCAACACTGGAGATATAGGCTGGATTGCACCTTGCCATGCCACAGGGCCTAGTCGAAAATGTGGAGGGATGCTTGTTCTTGAAGGGCGTGCAAAGGATACGATAGTTCTCACTACAG GTGAAAATGTTGAACCTGCTGAGCTTGAGGAAGTAGCAAGCAGGAGTAGCTTGATTGATCAgataatggttattggccag GATCAACGACGTCTTGGTGCAATTGTTGTTCCCAATAAtaatgaagctctagcagctgcAAAAAGAAAGTCGGGCCTTGATGGGGACAATGGCGGAGCCAAAGATACGGTCGTGAACTTGCTATATGATGAGCTGAGAACTTG GATGGCGGGTTGCTCATTCCAGATTGGCCCTATTCTTGTTGTTGAAGAACCATTTACG ATTGATAATGGTTTGATGACACCAACCATGAAGATAAGAAGGGACAGAGTAGCAGCCAAATATCAAAGTGAAATTGAAGCCTTGTACAAGTGA
- the LOC123395074 gene encoding probable acyl-activating enzyme 16, chloroplastic isoform X2, whose translation MKNYSKYTVTQKGQQGVFEAITPEDVATLIYTSGTSGMPKGVMLTHQNLLHQINNMWEIVPAVPGDRFISMLPPWHAYERSAEYFIFAHGTQQIYSSVKYLKADLQKYQPHYVFSVPLVYETLYSSIQRQISSSSPARKTLALALIKISLLYMEAKKIFEGTVLSNNPVKPSSISYMFNCLWARIVTVLLWPLHNLAKMLVYKKIHSTIGISKAAISGGGSLPMHVDKFFEAIGIKVQNGYGLTETSPGVAARRPFCNVLGTVGHPIKHTEIKIVDIESGEVLPDGSKGIVKIKGPPVMKGYYKNPSATNNVLDQEGWFNTGDIGWIAPCHATGPSRKCGGMLVLEGRAKDTIVLTTGENVEPAELEEVASRSSLIDQIMVIGQDQRRLGAIVVPNNNEALAAAKRKSGLDGDNGGAKDTVVNLLYDELRTWMAGCSFQIGPILVVEEPFTIDNGLMTPTMKIRRDRVAAKYQSEIEALYK comes from the exons ATGAAGAACTATTCCAAATATACAGTCACTCAGAAAG GTCAGCAAGGTGTCTTCGAAGCCATTACTCCAGAAGATGTCGCGACTCTAATATATACCAGTGGAACAAGTGGCATGCCAAAAGGCGTGATGCTTACCCACCAAAATCTCTTGCATCAG ATAAATAACATGTGGGAGATTGTTCCAGCAGTACCTGGTGATAGGTTCATAAGCATGCTTCCACCCTGGCATGCGTATGAGCGTTCTGCCGAGTATTTCATCTTCGCTCATGGAACTCAACAAATTTACAGTAGTGTGAAATACCTAAAG gcAGATTTGCAGAAGTACCAACCTCATTATGTTTTCTCTGTACCACTGGTCTATGAAACTCTGTACAG TTCGATTCAGAGGCAGATATCTTCCAGTTCTCCTGCTCGAAAAACTCTTGCCCTTGCACTTATCAAGATAAGTTTGCTATATATGGAGGCAAAGAAGATATTCGAG GGAACAGTCTTATCAAACAATCCTGTCAAGCCATCGTCCATTTCCTACATGTTCAATTGTCTATGGGCAAGAATTGTCACTGTTCTTTTGTGGCCCTTGCATAATCTGGCAAAGATGTTAGTCTACAAGAAAATCCATTCTACAATCGGAATTTCAAAG GCTGCTATAAGTGGTGGTGGAAGTCTCCCGATGCATGTGGACAAGTTTTTTGAG GCCATTGGTATCAAAGTGCAAAATGGCTATGGTCTAACAGAGACTTCCCCTGGTGTAGCTGCTAGGCGTCCATTCTGTAAT GTTCTTGGCACAGTTGGCCACCCAATAAAGCATACAGAAATCAAGATCGTGGACATAGAGAGCGGTGAGGTGCTCCCAGATGGTTCGAAGGGGATTGTGAAGATTAAAGGACCACCAGTAATGAAGGGATATTATAAG AATCCATCTGCTACAAATAATGTTTTGGATCAAGAAGGTTGGTTCAACACTGGAGATATAGGCTGGATTGCACCTTGCCATGCCACAGGGCCTAGTCGAAAATGTGGAGGGATGCTTGTTCTTGAAGGGCGTGCAAAGGATACGATAGTTCTCACTACAG GTGAAAATGTTGAACCTGCTGAGCTTGAGGAAGTAGCAAGCAGGAGTAGCTTGATTGATCAgataatggttattggccag GATCAACGACGTCTTGGTGCAATTGTTGTTCCCAATAAtaatgaagctctagcagctgcAAAAAGAAAGTCGGGCCTTGATGGGGACAATGGCGGAGCCAAAGATACGGTCGTGAACTTGCTATATGATGAGCTGAGAACTTG GATGGCGGGTTGCTCATTCCAGATTGGCCCTATTCTTGTTGTTGAAGAACCATTTACG ATTGATAATGGTTTGATGACACCAACCATGAAGATAAGAAGGGACAGAGTAGCAGCCAAATATCAAAGTGAAATTGAAGCCTTGTACAAGTGA